One part of the Vitis riparia cultivar Riparia Gloire de Montpellier isolate 1030 chromosome 8, EGFV_Vit.rip_1.0, whole genome shotgun sequence genome encodes these proteins:
- the LOC117921139 gene encoding FT-interacting protein 7: MATIRKLIVEVVDGRNLSPKDGQGTSSPYAIVDFCGQRKRTKTVVRDLNPTWNEVLEFNVASGALELFGDTIEVDVLHDRSYGHTRRNNCLGRIRLSSRQFVKKGEEALIYFPLEKKSFFSWTQGDIGFKIYYVDEEVPSQPPVLEEVKPPEAVPPPAADSGTTDASAAPPPKTEAVPPAEPERAASDPPKSSEEQPPAPPPVEAAPPAEEPAPPSENPTPEAEKQPESEPPPPPQEGTQDKMEACPRDVEQSNAETEAPVPKWVPSPQVMASIENRSAAPQVKFAPFEPVHRPLSSGNFKADLPGTVSIERTSFDLVEKMHYIFVRVVKARSLPTKGNPVVTIAVSGSHVSSKPALKSTSFFEWDQTFAFGRETPESTSLLEVSVWDPRLSNPSDVAGDGFLGGICFDVAEIPLRDPPDSPLAPQWYRIEGGAAENGVLMLATWIGTQADESFPEAWITDAAGSVHSKSKVYQSPKLWYLRITVMEAQDVLPLTSLKDLSLQLTVKLGFQIQKTKVSVTRNGTPLWNQDLMFVAAEPFTHEHLIFTLESQQTKGKVATLGVARVPLTAIERRVDDRTPVSHWFSFQNPNKEEERSSYKGRVHLRLCFDGGYHVMDEAAHVCSDFRPTARQLWKPPIGTVELGIIACKNLLPMKTIDGRGLTDAYAVAKYGPKWVRTRTVSESLDPKWNEQYTWKVYDPCTVLSVGVFDSSAAFQIEGSKEATHPDFRMGKVRIRISTLQTGRVYKNRYPLLLLSPAGKKQMGEIELAVRFVRAVHTLDILHVYSQPLLPLMHHIKPLGVVQQEILRNTAAKIVAEHLSRSEPPLRREIVLYMLDADTQAFSMRKVRANWIRIINVVAGVIDIVRWVDDTRSWKNPTATILVHALLVLLVWFPDLIFPTLSFYVFAIGAWNYRFKSREPLPHFCPKISMVEAVDREELDEEFDTVPSSRSPERVLARYDKLRTLGARVQTVLGDAATQGERVQALVMWRDPRATGIFVGMCLVVAVVLYLVPSKMVAMAGGFYYMRHPMFRDRAPSPAFNFFRRLPSLSDRMM; the protein is encoded by the coding sequence ATGGCTACCATTCGGAAGCTGATAGTTGAGGTAGTGGATGGTCGGAATCTTTCGCCGAAGGATGGGCAGGGGACGTCCAGTCCGTATGCGATTGTGGACTTCTGTGGGCAGCGAAAGCGGACCAAGACGGTGGTGCGGGACTTGAACCCCACCTGGAATGAGGTCTTGGAGTTTAATGTGGCGTCGGGGGCTTTGGAGTTGTTCGGGGACACGATTGAGGTTGATGTTTTGCATGATCGGAGCTATGGCCATACACGTAGAAACAACTGTTTGGGTAGGATTAGATTGAGTTCTAGGCAGTTTGTTAAGAAAGGTGAGGAGGCTTTGATCTACTTCCCTTTGGAGAAGAAGAGCTTCTTTAGTTGGACTCAGGGCGATATCggtttcaaaatttattatgtGGATGAGGAAGTGCCTTCGCAGCCACCGGTACTGGAGGAAGTTAAGCCACCTGAGGCAGTGCCGCCGCCTGCAGCTGATTCCGGAACCACTGACGCTTCCGCAGCTCCTCCTCCCAAGACTGAAGCAGTGCCGCCAGCTGAACCTGAACGTGCAGCATCTGATCCGCCAAAATCTAGTGAAGAACAACCGCCGGCTCCACCACCTGTGGAAGCTGCACCTCCAGCCGAAGAACCTGCACCACCTTCGGAAAATCCCACCCCTGAAGCAGAAAAACAGCCGGAATCTGAGCCACCGCCGCCACCACAGGAAGGAACACAGGATAAGATGGAGGCATGCCCACGAGACGTAGAGCAATCAAATGCAGAAACCGAAGCTCCAGTTCCCAAATGGGTACCGTCGCCGCAGGTCATGGCATCTATAGAAAACAGATCGGCTGCTCCGCAAGTGAAATTCGCCCCATTCGAGCCAGTTCACCGGCCACTGTCTTCCGGCAACTTCAAGGCCGATCTGCCGGGGACAGTTTCAATCGAACGGACCTCTTTCGATCTCGTTGAGAAAATGCACTACATATTCGTCAGAGTCGTGAAAGCTCGATCTCTACCCACTAAAGGAAATCCGGTGGTGACGATAGCAGTTTCCGGAAGCCACGTCAGCTCCAAACCAGCCCTGAAAAGTACAAGCTTCTTTGAGTGGGACCAGACATTCGCTTTCGGCCGTGAGACACCAGAATCTACTTCCCTTCTTGAAGTCTCAGTGTGGGACCCTCGACTCTCAAATCCATCCGACGTGGCAGGAGATGGTTTCTTAGGCGGCATCTGCTTTGACGTGGCGGAGATTCCACTGCGGGATCCACCTGACAGCCCACTAGCCCCACAGTGGTACCGAATCGAAGGTGGTGCAGCCGAAAACGGCGTTCTGATGCTCGCCACGTGGATCGGCACTCAAGCTGATGAATCGTTTCCTGAAGCATGGATTACTGACGCAGCCGGTAGCGTTCACTCGAAATCTAAAGTATACCAATCTCCCAAATTGTGGTACCTTAGAATCACAGTTATGGAAGCTCAAGACGTTTTGCCGTTAACGTCGTTAAAAGATTTGTCACTTCAACTAACAGTGAAGTTGGggtttcaaatacaaaaaacaaaagtctCCGTCACTCGAAACGGAACTCCGTTATGGAACCAGGACCTCATGTTCGTCGCCGCCGAACCCTTCACTCACGAGCACCTCATCTTCACCCTCGAAAGCCAGCAAACGAAAGGAAAGGTAGCCACCCTGGGCGTCGCGAGAGTGCCGTTGACGGCGATCGAGCGGCGTGTGGACGATCGAACACCTGTGTCGCACTGGTTCAGCTTTCAAAACCCTAACAAGGAGGAGGAAAGGAGCAGTTACAAGGGTAGAGTCCACCTACGTTTATGCTTCGACGGTGGATATCACGTGATGGACGAGGCCGCGCATGTCTGCAGCGACTTCCGGCCGACGGCGAGACAGCTCTGGAAACCACCTATCGGCACGGTGGAGCTGGGAATCATCGCATGTAAAAACCTTCTCCCAATGAAAACAATCGACGGCAGAGGATTAACGGACGCGTACGCAGTAGCCAAATACGGTCCGAAGTGGGTCCGTACACGTACAGTATCTGAAAGCCTGGATCCTAAGTGGAACGAGCAGTACACGTGGAAGGTGTACGACCCCTGCACTGTCCTCAGCGTTGGGGTGTTCGACAGCTCCGCTGCATTCCAGATAGAAGGCTCCAAGGAAGCCACGCATCCAGATTTCCGAATGGGGAAAGTACGGATACGTATCTCTACTCTTCAGACGGGTCGAGTGTACAAGAACCGGTATCCGTTGCTGCTCTTGTCTCCCGCAGGAAAGAAGCAAATGGGGGAGATAGAGCTGGCCGTGAGATTCGTACGTGCCGTTCACACGCTCGACATCCTCCACGTCTACAGCCAACCTCTCTTGCCCTTAATGCACCACATCAAACCTCTAGGAGTGGTCCAACAGGAAATTCTGCGGAACACTGCTGCCAAAATAGTGGCCGAACACTTATCGAGGTCGGAGCCACCGCTGAGGCGGGAGATCGTGCTCTACATGTTGGACGCCGACACTCAGGCCTTCAGCATGCGAAAGGTGCGGGCAAACTGGATCAGGATCATCAATGTGGTGGCCGGAGTGATCGACATAGTCCGATGGGTCGACGACACTAGGTCGTGGAAGAATCCGACGGCCACAATCCTGGTGCACGCCTTGCTGGTGCTGCTGGTGTGGTTCCCGGATCTCATCTTCCCCACGCTATCCTTCTACGTCTTCGCCATCGGCGCGTGGAACTACAGATTCAAATCGCGAGAGCCACTCCCCCACTTCTGCCCCAAGATATCAATGGTAGAGGCGGTTGATCGGGAGGAGTTGGATGAGGAATTCGATACGGTACCAAGCAGCCGATCACCGGAGAGGGTGCTTGCGAGATACGATAAGCTGAGGACACTGGGGGCGCGAGTGCAGACGGTGTTGGGGGATGCAGCGACGCAAGGGGAGAGAGTGCAGGCGTTGGTGATGTGGAGGGACCCACGGGCGACAGGGATATTCGTAGGGATGTGTTTGGTGGTGGCGGTGGTGCTGTATTTGGTGCCGTCGAAGATGGTGGCTATGGCGGGTGGGTTTTATTACATGAGGCATCCCATGTTCAGGGACAGGGCGCCGTCACCTGCTTTCAATTTCTTCAGGAGGCTGCCTTCACTTTCTGATAGGATGATGTAA